The DNA sequence AGATAAATGTAATCTTATTTGGTTGTATAAATTAATTGCATTTTTTGTAGCTCTTTTCGCGTGATCCACGTTATCAAAGGTTTGGTCGAGGTAAAATTCATCTTTTAATATGCCGTTCACACGCTCTGCCATGGCATTTTCGTAACAATGGTTTTCTTCCGTCATACTAATATCTATCTTATTTCTTTTAAGAACTTGTGTGTATACATTACTGCAATACTGTATGCCTCTGTCTGAATGATGTATTAAATCTTTAGTGCTCTTTGTTTGGTACAGAGCTTTGTTTAGAGCTCTAACACATCCTTTTAGTTCCAGGCTATCACTTAGATCATAACCGACAATTTTCCTAGAATACATATCTGTTATTAGTGCTAAGTAACAAAATCCTTTAATGGTTCTTATGTAGGTAATATCGCTTACCCACACCTGATTTGGCCTTGTAATTTTTCTATCTTTTATCAGGTTATTGTATTTATAAAAGCGATGATAAGAGTTTGTAGTTCTGGCACTGGTTTTCTTTCTTAGTGTGAGCATATTATACTTTCTAAGTACGCTAAATAAAGAGTCTCTGCCGACTTTAATATTGGCTTTGTAAAACTCATTGTCTAACGATTTAATGAGTTTTCTAACGCCTTCTCTAGGAAGGGATTTACGTTTTCTACTGACTATTTTTATAATTTGTTGTTCCTGTATTAACCGCTTATCAGCTCTAGATTTGTATTTATAATACGCATCACGTTTAAGACCAAAACAAC is a window from the Pseudalgibacter alginicilyticus genome containing:
- a CDS encoding IS3 family transposase — encoded protein: MKAKEKSKGFTSLTTITRCFGLKRDAYYKYKSRADKRLIQEQQIIKIVSRKRKSLPREGVRKLIKSLDNEFYKANIKVGRDSLFSVLRKYNMLTLRKKTSARTTNSYHRFYKYNNLIKDRKITRPNQVWVSDITYIRTIKGFCYLALITDMYSRKIVGYDLSDSLELKGCVRALNKALYQTKSTKDLIHHSDRGIQYCSNVYTQVLKRNKIDISMTEENHCYENAMAERVNGILKDEFYLDQTFDNVDHAKRATKNAINLYNQIRLHLSLDYKTPNMVYKLSA